Genomic window (Phragmites australis chromosome 5, lpPhrAust1.1, whole genome shotgun sequence):
TTCCTGCCGTGCACGAGTAAGGCGGGCGGGAACCTGTTCCTCGCCCTGGCCTACGGGTTCCTCATGTTCAAGGCCGCCACCTACCTCTCCGCCGGCAGCGAGCTGCTGCTCGAGATCCTCGGCCCCGGCATCGTCGGCGGGCTCTTCCTACCTATCCTCGGCGCGCTACCCGACGCAATGCTCATCCTCGGTGCGTCTCGTGgccttcatctcctcctcctcccttctgaCCGTGGTGATGGTGCTCCGTCTCTCACCTTGCTTCCGTACGATGAGGTCCGGGCCGGTGGCGATCGCTTTCATTGGTCGTGTGATCGTTTGACCTTTCAGTCCTTGGATTTCTTGCTGACTTCATAATTGATGCTGATCTGGTCTGGGAGTAGAGTGGGCTCTGGTCTGGGAGTAGAGTAGGCTTCATAATTCGGTTTCTTTTTTGATAGAGAGACGGAATCATGGAATTTTCACATTCTTTATTGATGTTACACGCGTGACCGAGACCGATCAGTTAAGCGTTTGAGAGTTGCAAGTTATTCCGAAAAGGAGAAAAGGCCACGCTTGtccttttcaaaaataaaaaaatggtcAGATTTGGACCGGTTCGAAGGGACAAAGGCTAAACCTTGCATGTGCTTGAATATGTTATGAGCGTGAAATAGTTTTTGTGGTTCAGTTGAGAGGATAAGGTTTGTCAGTGTTCAACAGAGAGCTCTGTTTTTCCTGGGAAATGTTGTCATATCGTGTAATGGGATGAGCAGAACATTGGCAATTTGAGCATTGTCATGGCATGTATATGTTATAGAATTCCAAAATGGCCCCAAGGTGCTACTCAACTAACAACTGATTTAGCCATTGTCATGTTATCCATCTGATTTGGGCTTTCTATAGTGCCTATAAATAGTTCATAAGTTTTTATCACACTTGTCAATCAACTTGAGTTTCTTAACGTTTTGTTTCTCCATTTCAGTTTCTGGGCTCTCTGGCACTAAAGAGGTTGCTCAAAGTCAGGTTTTGATTGGAATGGGCCTGCTGGCAGGGTCGACAGTCATGCTTTTGACCCTACTCTGGGGATCTTGTGTTGTTGTTGGCAAATGTGATTTGTCGGAGAATTCAACTGCAATTGATTCCCGAGATACGAAACGCTTCAGTCTTTTTGGTATGTTGGATACTCACtgttttctttctgattttCGTTCTGTTGTTGATATTGTTACATCATAGATCTGTATTTAAGGAACATCCATTTAGCTGAACATGGGAAGCTATTTTCATTCTTGGTGTATCTTACCAGTAAACATAACCTTTAGGCAATACAAATTGTTATTACGACTTATCTGCTTTTAGTTTGATGCCCTTAACTTTCTGAAatgatctttttcttaaaatgtATAAGTTTCTGGAATGTGAGCCCACATCATTAGATCAGATATATAGTTATTTGTTGCGTATTGTCCTTCAATTTACATGCAAGGGTTTGGGAGAATAATGTGCTTCATAGCATTTACGGCATGTTTGTTTGGAGGGAATTGCTGTGAGGGAATAATAATTTAGGTTTTGAGGATTTAAAATCCTTTTATCTTGTTAGTAAAATAGGAATTTTGATGGCATGAGATATGGGGATTTGAAGTTTGACTCCTGCCATTTTGACCCATGGAGGGGGTGTGAATTGTAAGGTAGTTGATGTCTAGGGAAATATTGTTACATCTCAGCCCTTAATCATAACTTGAGAATTTCTTACAAGCTACAAATCTGCTCCTCACATTTTCCTGTCCATCTTGCCAAATAAGCCATTTGGACTAAAAGGCAAATTCTCCTGCACAGTCCCACCGTTAAGGCATTTCTTAAGTCAAGCAGGCTATAAAAAAAGCTGCTTTTCTCAGTCTGTTCTGTCTGTACTTGAAGCTTTGAGTTTCATTATGGCTGATGGACACtgtgtatttttttagaaatggTTTAAATTGATAGATATGGTGCAGTATGTCCTTTTAAATATTTTGGTAAATAATTTTTTGTAGGCTCTGGTGTTTCTACTGATTTGCCAACCAGCTATGCAGCAAGAATCATGGCGATATCTGTTCTTCCCTTTATCATTGTTCAGATACCCAAAATTTTTAAGCTCCATTCAGGTCATCGTTTCACACTCCTGCTTGGACTTATTGCTGCAGCTCTACTTGTGCTTGCCTATTGCCTATATCAGGTATTGGAGTGACCTCGGTAGAAATCAAAATCGAAATTGAACTCTACATCTTTGACCTGCTTTAATTCAGCATTTCCCTATATAAGTATTATCTATGAAATATTATTGGAACCTCAAAAATCGTCAACTTGAACCAGAAGAAATGTGGCTCTGTAACGCCCACATTCATCTAACTTTTCTTTAGGCTCTTCATTTTGGCTGGGAACTGAACTCTGGTAGCAAGTATCTGTAGTATCCTTTTACAGCTAGTTTTTGTGCTTGTTATGGTAGAAATGATGGGCGCTTTATCTTCAGGGTAGCATGTGGAGATTACTTTTAGTTGATTAAAACAATATTGTGATATTTCTTGCTTCATTAAACAACATTTGTATCTTTCACAAACAGATCTTTCAGCCATGGATCCAGAGGAGAAGATTAGAGTATGCAAGACTAAAGCATGTAATGTCTGGATTTCTAAGACATGCTCAGATGCATGCTTTTGGTCACCTTCTTTATGATGATGGAACACCAAATGTTCCTCTGATAGAAAAGTATGCCTCTGGACCTTAACACATCTTTTATCTGTTCTCATGGTAGCTACTCTTTTAAATGGGGCTGAAAAATTGCAGGTTATTCCATAAGATTGATCTGGACAATGATGGAAGGATAGAACGTGGAGAACTACAAGCTTTCATTATTGGTGTTAAGTTTGAAGATGTTGACTTGGATAGTAACCTAGCCATAGACCAAGTTATGGCAGACTTTGATACATCACAAAACTCTATCATTGAAAAGGGGGAGTTTGTTAATGGAATCTTGAGATGGCTGGAAGAAGCTAAACATGCTGTTGTTGCTTCTGGTGCCTACTCGAAAAAGTTTTTGCATGATTTTCATAAGGTATTTTTGTTTTCAATCACAAgtttgtgagtttttttttatatcttgcCAGGATAAGTTGCATTAGCATCCTGCACTTTTGCAGAAAACAGGGGATGaacataatttgctacttgataaggatgatgaggatggtgAGGCTATTGAAAATCCAACCTGGACCTGCTTTAAGGCCATTTTGCTTTTGCTTCTGGGAACTGCAATGGCAGCAGCATTTGCAGATCCACTTGTTGATGCTGTGCACAATTTTTCAAATGCTACAAGTATTCCTTCCTTTTTCATTTCCTTCATTGCGATGCCCTTGGCTACTAATTCCAGCGAGGCTGTCTCAGCAATTATATTTGCTAGCCGAAAGAAGCAGCGCACTCTGTCACTAACATTCTCTGAGGTATGTCTGTTGGATATCTATTTAGAGCACCCAGAAAAATATCATCATTCTGATTGATATCCTAGTCTCAACATTGTTAACCTTATACAATGCAAGCTACATTGTGGAAGAATTTTGGTTAATTAAATGTTAAGGTGGTACTGGGTGCAAACTTAGTAGACTAGACTTGCATATTTTATTTAAGGTATCAAGACCAAATGACTGCATGTATGGTATTAACCATTTCACCTTCAAATAGGCCAAACCAAATTTACTATAATATAATCTTTGTTATTTTTAATTTGATATTTTAGTAGATCCTTTTTATTCGATGTTATAGGATTACAAGGACCTATATACCTACAATTCCCCAAAGTGCCCCTACATTAATTAACGTGTAATATTTTACAAGAGTTTATGTCCTTGTTCATTGGTCACAACTAGATATTTAGGAGAAAAATTTATGAGTAGGAAGAGTCAAAACTTTAGTAGCGGCATGTTCTTTTGTGTTTTATTAGTTCTCTTTGGTAATTGAATATAAATGCCGGCCTCTTCATCCAGGGATGCACACAGCGTAGTACCTATTACAATGTTTTAGTGCTGAGAATCACAAAGCTAAAGGAATTTAACAATCCAAAGGAAGTTTGAACACAATCAAGCGGCAGTTATCCTGTTAATAAATCTTTACCCATGACTGGTGTAAAACTCCATTATAGGTCCGAATCAAACATGTGCTTTTTCTTAATAGGTGTGCATGtctaaaacatcaaataaataaataactgaGTGACTAATTGGAAATTATTATTCTAGTCAAATATTTGTATGTAAAAACCCAATAGATTATAGTATCATACCGAACACATTAGAAGTTTCAAGCAGATTCCAGGATTTCAAAATTTTGCCCTAGGACTGtaatgccttttctttttccttttgttcAAGTATGACCTCAAGTTCGTAAGAGTCGGAAAAGTGTTATACTTCACATGCACATCTGATTATGCACTACTTTTGGCAGTTATCATAAGTTTCAGATATTCCCCGTGTGATGTTGCCATTTTTTAACTGCAGATCTACGGTGCGGTGACTATGAACAACACGCTCTGCTTGGCCGTGTTCTTGGCGCTCATTTACATGAGAGGTTTAACGTGGGATTTCTCTGCAGAGGTCCTGGTCATCTTCCTTGTCTGCATCATAATGGGCCTCTTCACCAGCTTCCGGACCAAGTTCCCACTCTGGACATGTTTCGTGGCCTATTTATTGTATCCGTTGTCGCTGATCATCGTCTACGTTCTTGACTTCAAGCTTGGCTGGTCGTAGATTCGAATCCGGATATGCCAAGTAACCAACACGTATAATAGAGCTATTCCATAGCTGTGGACAACTCATCTGGTTCTTGTAAATCTCATCTGATAACAGATATACATATAATGCTACTCCATAATCTCCAATGTATAAAGTACAACCTGTTCTAATGTGGGGTCCACAATGATTTAATTTTACTTGCAAAAATTGCTACAATGTATAGAACCTACCTTGGTTCTAAACTGTATCCCACATTATTGCCATATgtgagagaggaagagagaagagagagtatACTATTTTCTTATTTCTTAGAATCAGGTCTTATGCAGACGATGCAGCCTCTGGGATCTAAGATGAACCCTATGCTTATTTTTCCAGTTCAAATCTCTATTTACATAGGAGTGTGACGTGACTTCGTTATTTTGTCGAATCGAGAGAAATGTTTTGTTAATGTCTCCTGGCAGGGCAAGCTGCCGGGTGGAATTGTCTCGATTAGAAGAAAAGCTCAATTACAATCAAACTCATCTAGCTCCAAGTTACATTgtctctcattctctctcactctcataTGTACTCACCAACCAAATTCCCCTGTCGGCGGCTAGGGTTCCTTCTGATTCCTCCGCCGGACTCCACCTCCGGCGTGAGTTGTACCCAATCTCGACTTCGTTTCCGAACCGATTCGGGAGGCCTTTCGCGTGCGCTCAACCAGCGGAACGCGCGAGGCCGCTGCGACTCTGAGCTGCAGAAGGCCTTTCTGTAGAAGTGGAGCTTTGGCGCTGCCTGTTGCTCGCGCGGGCCACGGCGGTTTCGGTGGAGGCGGGTGGCGTTGGTGCGGTGGAGCTACACGCAGGTGTGGCGAGGAGATCAGACCGGCGGCTACAAGTTCAGCGTGGGGTGGAGAAGCAAGCTTACGAAGGTTTTTTCGTGGGGGATTTGGTCTTTGTGCTGCTTTGGGAGGTTAGAGCACGGCTTTTAGCCTGCTCGTGGGTGTGTCCGGGAGCCTAgaggtgctgctgctgtgctgTTTTCTAAGTAGTGCGCTtggagaagaaagagaaaggagagtTACAGGTTCTGGGTTGCTTCGTACCAGCAAGGGAGAAGATCGATTGCAGGCAAGATCTGCTCTCTTTGTTTTGGTTCGAGAATCAGCAATTTTGGGCTTTTGCTGTGTGGATTTCTTATCTGCTGTATTTTGGGAGCAAAGAGAGAGGTGCCTCTTTGCCTGCTTGCTGTGCTACTGTGTTTGTGGCTTCTGTGTTCTCGAATCTTGGTGAGGCGATGGAAGGCTCAGGAAGCCTCTCGCCTTCGCCCCTGCCGTGCACAAATGGTGACACGGTGCGTTCGCTGCTCCGCCCGAGCTAACAGCCGACTTTCCTGAGAAAAAAACGAAATAGGCCTCCCCAAACCTCGAATCTGCTTGAGAAACGCGTGAACATCAGCTAGAGAATCGGAGTAGATAAGAACAGATCCGTTTATAGAGCACAGATGCAAAGAGCAACAAACAAATCAACGACGGAGAGATGCGAGTTCATCGCCGACTTGACGCAGCGATTGCGCCACGGGAGATGCTGTTACGGCCCCGTGCACCCCCCACCGCCTTGCGTCCCCACGCCGCAAGCCGACCACCAGCACGTACACACCACCGCGGTCTGCGATGAGCCCAAGCTTAACAAGTACAGCGGCGCCATCTTGCGGAGGTGGGCCTCTAGATCCCGGTGCTCGCCCCCGAGCTCCACGGGGCATGGCCTCGCTGCCGCAAGAAGCGCCGATGGCGTCACGGGCAAGGGACGGCAGCGCACGCACTCCTCCCTCTCGAGCTGGATGTCGACCTCCACAGCCTTCTTCAGGCTCCTGCACCTCGGCTTTCGGCACTTGCGTGCGTGATGGCCTAGCAGCTCCCACGCGACCGTGGCCCCGAAGAAGCGGCCGAGAGACACAACGCGGTGGGGTGGAGTAGCACGTCCATCTTGAGGAAGCCGAGCGTTGCGAGGACggcgaggagcacgaccatGAGTCCATGACGACCACGACCATCCGGGAGTTGTCGCAGAGGGAGCCGGTGGTGGGCCTGGGTGAGGAAGCCCGCTTGGATTGTACTAAATTGAACACATATGAAGATGTCCTCCAGCAGTGGCCTCTGCACTGAGTTCAGGGTCTCCGACCCCGTTGCGCTCCGCGTGTCCGGCCATCTGCGACCACGCCATCCATGAGCTGAGGTAAAGACTAGATCTTGAATTTGCATTCGGTTTGGCCGATCGAGTTGGTTTGGAGCAGCCGAAATTACATGGATTTAGGAATGGTCTACACCTTTTACTTGCTGCTGCTAGCATCATGTGAAATGGTTCAGTTGACATCAGTTTGGAAGATTATGGCAAACCGGCAGTAGTTAGTTGACACGAGATGCTTCGACGCAACAAAATGAGACAGAATTTTTTAACAAAAACTGGAGACTAATGGTGGATGATATGAAACATAAATTACAACAACGTTGTGATCTTATCCCATGTGCAATAAAAGATGATGAATTACAAGATATGTTACTTGACGAATTAGAGCATTTATTTTCAAGAAACAGAGTGCAACTAAATATGTATAATCTGCCCCGTAAACATGCAAAATACAAAACTTCAAATGGAAATCGTCTTATAGAGGAAGTGGATTATGATATAGACAAATTAGAAGAAGAATCTAACATTTTATATCAAAATTTGAATGTTGACCAAAAAATGTTTTTCATACTATTGTTAAAAATCTATTAGACAATAAACCTGTTTTCTATTTTGTATCAGGGTATGGTGGAACAGGGAAAACCTATCTATGAAACACTACAGTCTCATATTTACGAGCACGTAAATTGATCGTAATAACAATAGCATCATCAGGTGTAGCATCCCTGTTGTTACCAAACGGAAGAACAACGCATTCCAGATTTAAGATACCTCTAGATATAGATGAAACATCATTGTGTGATATAAAGCAGGAACAATTCTTGCTGAGTTGATAAACGAAATGTCCCTTATAATATGGGATGAAGCACTAATGACTAATAAACAATGTTTTGAAGCACTTGATAGATCGCTAAGAGACAGACTCAGTCAACCAAACCCATACACAAAAGAGATACCATTCGGGGGAAAAGTAGTTGTATTAGGAGGTGATATAAGACAAGTACTACTGGTCATTGAAAAAGGAACAAGATTGTAGATAATAAACACATCTATTATCAAATCCAACTTATGGAAACATGTTCACATATGCAAGCTAACAGAAAACATGAGATTAAAAATAAACAATACAAATAACAATGATTATAATGatttctacaactttagtaAATGGATACTAGACCTAGGTGATGAATTACTACCAGCAAAAAAACATGGTGATGATACGAAAACCAACATGGATATTTATTCTGATTTCAATACAAAGTTTAAAAATGCTCATTACCCAAAGGAAAGAGCTATACTAACACCAACTAATGAAATAGTCGATGAGATAAACTCTTATATGTTAACACTGGTACCATGTGAGGAGAAAGAATATTTAAGCGTAGACAATATCTCAAAATAATTTGATTGTCCCAATGATGCAGACGTTTTATATCCTATTGAATACCTAAATACGTTAAACGCAAACAATTTTTCTCAACACAAACTGGTTTTAAAAACTGGAGTCCCAGTTATGTTACTACGTAATTTAAACCAGAGTATAGGCCTATGCAATGGCACACGATTGATTATCATTAACATAGGAGAAAACGTAATTGAAGCTATAATTATAACTGGTTTGAATATTGGAACAAAAGTTTATATACCACAAATAAATCTGACAACAAGATGTTATAAATGACCATTTTTACTAAACCGTCACCAATTTCCGGTTAAAGTATGCTATGCAATGACTATTAACAAAAGTCAAGGATATACATTATCTAATGCAGGTATATATTTGAAAAAACCAGTCTTTACACATGGGCAATTATATGTTGCAGTTAGCCGAGTCAATTCAAGAAACAGTTTAAAAATACTTATCGAAAATGACGATGGAACATGTGGAGATGAAACATGGAATATTGTATACAAAGAAGTTTTTAACTATATATAGATCCTTGAAAAAAAAGTAGCTATTGCTGGTGTACTCAAGACAATTGGTAATGATATAGCGATAAATTTCAGCCgcctattttattttttgcttgCAATGAAGCTTGTGCTACACACCTGTTGATTCGAGAGACTGTATGTGCAGAGGCTTCTcatacatacatatgcatatatgtacatatacatatatatctacatacatacatatacatacctCAGCAATTCCAATGTATTCTGTACTTACTTCAACTCTCCTATTTTGCATATTTCACTCTGTTGCTGCATTCAGATTGGTTCCAAGGCAGACTTGCTTACACAAAAGTGTGACGGTAAGCTCAATGGTAATTTCTTTTAGTTCGTCAAAATGCAATTGAAACCTTTATCTGCGTCTATACTCACTACTGAGCATGCTGTATATTATTTTAGTGTAATTCAGTATGGCAAAACTTTTGGCGTACCAAACTTCTTATACTTGCCTGTACCTGTAATGCCTGTAGTCACTCTGGTTTTGTGAATTTTCTTATACAGAGATGTGGTTGCTAGTCTTATGCATTTGCATAACTTGGGAATTATACATCGCAATTTGAAGCATCAGAATGTCTTAATAAGCACAGAAGGACCTATTTGAGCAAAGCTTCCTGATATGGGTGTTAGTAAGCTCCTGCAAGATGACATGACTTCTGTTAGCCATCATAGCACAGGTAAGGAGGTTTCCCCTTGCAGAGTTGCAGTATTAGGAAATACTTTCTGCATGCTGTTTATCACGCTGCTTAAACACATTTTTAGTTAGCACTTAGCAGTTTAATCCATGGTAGTGTACTGCAGGAATTGGAAGCTCTGGTTGGCAAGCACGTGAACAACTTCGTCATGGTTGTCAAACTCGTGCAATGGATCTGTTTAGTTTGGACtgccttattttttttattgtatcaCTAAAGACAAGCATCCGTTTGGTGAGTACTATGAACGGGACATGAATATTGTAAACAATCACTTTGATCTCTTTGCGGTCGACTACATACCAGAAGCAGTACATCTTATTTCTCTGTTGTTACTACCAAATCCGAAGATGAGGTAAGAACTAGGTCATGTGCACCCTTACTTCCTTGATTTCATAGGTTATGTATGTCTTCTTGCTTTTACTGAACTGCACTTTTTAAAATGTTGAAT
Coding sequences:
- the LOC133918730 gene encoding sodium/calcium exchanger NCL2-like, whose product is MPPRLLPLLLLAIAGAAALAHGRIISDDGTLPGTALRLPSESAAAAAADEECEMTYGFLPCTSKAGGNLFLALAYGFLMFKAATYLSAGSELLLEILGPGIVGGLFLPILGALPDAMLILVSGLSGTKEVAQSQVLIGMGLLAGSTVMLLTLLWGSCVVVGKCDLSENSTAIDSRDTKRFSLFGSGVSTDLPTSYAARIMAISVLPFIIVQIPKIFKLHSGHRFTLLLGLIAAALLVLAYCLYQIFQPWIQRRRLEYARLKHVMSGFLRHAQMHAFGHLLYDDGTPNVPLIEKLFHKIDLDNDGRIERGELQAFIIGVKFEDVDLDSNLAIDQVMADFDTSQNSIIEKGEFVNGILRWLEEAKHAVVASGAYSKKFLHDFHKKTGDEHNLLLDKDDEDGEAIENPTWTCFKAILLLLLGTAMAAAFADPLVDAVHNFSNATSIPSFFISFIAMPLATNSSEAVSAIIFASRKKQRTLSLTFSEIYGAVTMNNTLCLAVFLALIYMRGLTWDFSAEVLVIFLVCIIMGLFTSFRTKFPLWTCFVAYLLYPLSLIIVYVLDFKLGWS